The genomic stretch GAGACCAGGGGGATAGTCATCTGTAAAGCAATAGTATTGTTATAAATATTTGTTTGTGATGGAGTTAAGCTATTCGCTGTTCCATTAGAGGTGTTGTAGCCAGCCGTACCTACAAAATTAAGGGAGGGATAGTTCAGCGCTTGCGAGGCTTTATAGCTACTTTCAGCTAGGCTGACAGATAACTGACCAGCCAGTACATTAAAGTTTGCAGCTTCCGCTTGATGTATCCAATCCTCAAGGGTTTGGCCTTTTGGTAAATGTGGATTTACGCTATCTGTAATTGGAATGCCATTACTGCCCTTTGTTTTAGAGCGAGGGTCTTTAAGAACGCCATCAATCTTAGCCTCTTTAGTCAGCGGCTTTAAGGCACCCACAGGACGACCAACCAATTGCTCTAATACACCGCGTTTGACAATTAGATCTGCTTGAGCAGCAATTTCTTGAGAATTAGCAAGGTCAAGAGCTGCTTGTGCGGTGTTGACATCAACAATGGTTGCCAGTCCAGCATCAAACTTGGCTTGAGCAATCTCTAGTTGCTGTTTGATAAGCCCTTTTTTATTGCGATAGAGCTCTACGTTATCTTGGCTAGTGAGCGCATCAAAGTACGATTGTGAAACACGAATTATTAGATCTTGTTGCGCCAAGTAAAAGCGCATATCCGCAATCTTGGTATTGAGGTCACCTTGTTTAAATGCCTCAAATGCTGCCATATTAAAAACAGGTTGGGTCAGTGTAACGGTATAGTTTTTTTGGTCATATACCCTAGAGCCTGTTACAGCCCCAGCGGGCGCATTACCTGCGGTATGTTGGTAATACCGAGTGCCGCCAGGCACCGCATTTGCTTGCGGCAGTAATAGTGACAAGCCTTGCCAGAAAAGTTCTTTACTCGCCTGGTAGTTAAACCGAGCCGCATTGAGGACGGGGTCGCTGAATGCGGCTTCTTGGTAGAGTCGAATTAAATCAGTAGCCTGGCTAATATTAGCTGTGCTGTTAGCGCTGACATTAGACGGCGCTTCATTGATCGGAATGGCTTGCTTTGGCAAAGCGACCATCTGTGGTGGCATGTCTAGACCTACTAAAGACTGTGCACTCACAGGGGTTGGCAATGAAGGTTTGGCCCCATTAGCGCTTTGCGCTAGTACTGCGTACGGATAGACTCCGAGTCCGAACGCCTGACCCAGGATTACACCAAAACTGGTTAACTGAGAGAGGCGAAAACGTGTCGATGTCATCTAATTCGGGTACTTTTCAATGTGCCTGAAGTTTAAGGCTTATTTGACTAAAGCGCTGGATTTAAGCCTTATTTTGCCAAATCCTAGGATCTGCTTCATCTATCTATAAAATTGCGCCTATGGATCTAATTTTGCTAGCTAAAGCGATAGTACTGGGGGTAGTGGAGGGCTTAACCGAGTTTTTGCCAATCTCCAGTACGGGCCACCTGATTTTGGTTGGTGATTTACTCGACTTCAATGATGAGCGTGGAAAGGCTTTCGAGGTCATTATTCAGTTTGGCGCGATTTTGGCAGTTTGTTGGGAGTTCCGAGAAAAGCTCTGGAAGGTTGCCTCTTCGGCTCGAACAAGTGCCATCTCGCAACGCTTCATTCTCAATCTAGTGATTGCCTCTATTCCAGCGATGGGTTTGGCGTTCGTATTTGGCAAATACATTAAAGCTATTTTGTTTGCGCCCATTCCAGTGGCTTCTGCATTTATCGTTGGTGCGCTGGTAATCTTCTGGGCGGAGCGCCGTCAGCAAAAAGTCATTTTAAGCAAATCACGTATTCAGTCGGTAGATGATCTCACCCCAATGGATGCTTTAAAGGTCGGGCTGGCGCAATGCGCTGCTTTAATCCCAGGAACTTCTCGTTCAGGTGCAACCATTATTGGCGGCATGTTATTTGGTTTGCCGCGTGCAGTTGCGACTGAGTTTTCTTTCTTCTTGGCCATTCCTGTAATCGGCGGTGCAACTGCTTACGAACTTCTCAAGCTTTGGAAAAATCCCGTTTCTTTATCTGGTGATTTTACTTGGGCGATTGTAGTTGGTTTTATCTCCGCTTTTATCTCCGCTTTCATTTGCGTGCGCTGGTTGATTCATTACGTTGCAGGACATAATTTCATTCCATTCGCTTGGTATCGCGTTGTCTTTGGTGTGCTGGTATTGGTGAGTGCATACACCGGCCTTGTAGCCTGGTCCAACTAAACTAAGAGAATGCAAATTTATAGACGCTGATTGGAATAAATATGGATGTATCAATTGATGCTATTACCAATAATATTCAGCTGGCATTAGCCCCAGTCTTTTTATTGACCGCAGTAGCAACTTTAATTAATGCGATTTCTGCTCGCTTGGCTCGATCAGTGGATCGTATGCGCGCTATTCAGCACCGAATTCAAGAGGGCAGCATTCAGGATCAAGACATGCTGGCCCATATGATGAAAGAAGCGAATGAGGCAAAGGTAAGGGGACGTCTTTGTACAGCTGCGATTTTCTTTGATGTATTAAGCGGTGTATTTATTTCCTTAACAGTTCTAGAGCTATTCTTCTTTCAAGCGGGCGCAGTTCGATCATTACAAGCTACCTACGTCATTTGGACCTTCGTATTGGGCCTCATATCGTTTATGACATCCTTATCTATTGTCTTGGGTGAAGTGGTGTATGCCTATCGCTCGGCTGGATGGAATACGCCTTTCCCAAAATAAAGATATTTCTATAGTGACTTCTTCTAGAACAGATCGCATTCGCTCTTTTGTATTACGTGCTGGTAGAACCACTGCTGGCCAGCAGCGAGCTATTGATGAATTGGGCCCTCAGTTCTTAGTGCCATTTCAGGAGACCGTATTGGATCTTCCTCAGGCTTTTAATGGCTCTTCTCGTCCAAAGATATTGGAGATTGGTTTTGGGATGGGTGAGACCACCGCCAAAATTGCTGCCTTGCGTACTGAGGATGATTTTTTGGCAATTGAAGTCCACCCCCCAGGAGTTGGCGCTTTACTAAAGCTGATTGGCGAAAACCAGCTCACCAATCTACGCTTGATTCGTCATGATGCAGTTGAGGTGCTAGAGAAGATGATTGCGCCAAATTCTTTGGATGGTATTCATATTTACTTTGCAGATCCTTGGCACAAGAAGCGTCATCACAAGCGCCGTTTAATTCAGGCAGAGTTTGTGAGGCTGCTAGTCTCTCGGCTTAAGCCTGGCGCCTATTTGCATTTAGCTACCGACTGGCATAACTATGCCGAGCAAATGCTCTTAGTATTGAATGCAGAGTCTGACTTGGAAAATACCTCTTCTGATCAAATACGCATTGAAACTTTTTCAGCGACTGATATTGCTAGTGAAATTGAGCTTGCTAAAGAGTCTTTTAAAGAATTCAAGCCTACTCTTGAGCAACTCGAGGCTAAGCATTCTGGGTATGTGGAGAGACCTGCATATAGACCAACTACTAAGTTTGAAACTCGCGGCATTAAGTTAGGACATGGTGTGTGGGATTTAGTCTATAAGAAAAAATAAAGTAGCAATGATGTCAAAAATAAAGCCGCTCACTTAAGCTAAAAGAGCGGCTTTATTAGTTTCTGATCTTGACTTACAAACCAAGACAAACGTATTTGAGTTCTAGGTATTCATCCATGCCATAGACGCTACCCTCACGCCCTAAGCCGGATTGTTTCACTCCTCCAAATGGACCCACTTCATTGGAGATGATTCCAGAATTCACGCCCACAATACCGTACTCCAATGCCTCTGCCGCTTTCCAGATACGACCAATATCTCGGCTGTAGAAGTAGGAAGCTAATCCAAATTGACTGTTGTTCGCTAATCTTATTGCCTCTTCATCGCTTTCAAAAGCAATAATGGGGGCAACTGGACCAAAGGTCTCTTCATGGGTAATGAGCATGTCATTAGTGACATTGGACAAAATAGTTGGTTCATAGAAAGTGCCCCCCAACGCAGATCGCTTACCGCCGCTGACCAGCTTAGCACCTTTGCTAAGTGCATCAGCTACATGCCTTTCTACTTTCTCAAGTGCGGCTTGCTCAATCAGTGGGCCTTGAGTGGTTCCAGCCTCCATGCCGTTACCCACTTTAATCGCTTCAATAGCCTTGGCAAACTTCTCCACAAATTGATCGAGCACATTCTTGTGGACATAAAAGCGATTCGCACAAACGCAAGTTTGACCAGAGTTGCGATATTTAGATGCCATTGCGCCAGAGACTGCCGCATCGATATCCGCATCTTCAAAAACAATAAAGGGTGCGTGGCCACCCAGTTCGAGGGCTAATTTTTTTACGGTAGGTGCGCACTGAGCCATCAAAATACGGCCAACTTCTGTAGATCCAGTAAATGATAGATGGCGAACTATAGGTGAGGCGCACAGTGTTTGACCAATCACAATAGATTGCTCAGCATCTGCCGTCAGAATGTTGATTACGCCTGCTGGTACGCCAGCACGTTGTGCAAGTTCAGCTAGGGCAAGAGCCGATAGCGGGGTTAGTTCGGCAGGCTTAATAACAATGGTGCAACCTGCTGCCATTGCTGGCGCAATCTTGCGGGTAATCATGGCAATCGGAAAGTTCCACGGAGTAATTGCTACGCAGACACCAATCGGCTGTTTCATCACGATGAGACGTTTATCGCTCCAAGTTGTGCTTGGAATAGTGCCTGCTACCCGTTTAGCTTCTTCTGCAAACCATTCAATAAATGAGGCGCCGTAAGTCACTTCACCAGTTGCCTCAACTAAGGGCTTGCCCTGTTCCAGGGTCATGAGGGTGGCAAGGTCTTGAGTATTCTGAATAATCAGATCAAACCATTTGCGCATCACCTGGGCACGCTCTTTGGCAGTTTTACTTTTCCATTCCTGAAAAGCGCCCTCTGCTGCATGGATAGCTAGTTCTACATCTTTGTTTCCAAGATTGCTTACTTGTGCAATGTACTCGCCCGTAGCTGGATTAGTAACGGCAAAGGTATTGTTGGACTTTACCCAAGCACCGTTAATGAAAGCATCTTCTTTAAATAAACCTGGATCTTTGAGTAAGGGGCGAATATCTATTTTTTGCATGGCAAAGTCTCCAAAATCGTTCTAGCTATTGATGGTTGTTAGCTTAATCTATTTAGTCAACTGATTTTATCCCCCAAGCGAGGGTAATGAAAAACCCCTGAACTCTGAGCGAGTGCAGGGGCCTAGTGAACTGCTTTGCGAGGCTTGGGCTGCTGGTGAGCTTAACCCGCCTGAATTTCTGTGCTTCTTAGCTTTTGAGCCAAGAGGTCAAGTACCCCGTTCACGTATTTATGACCATCGGTACCACCGAAGGTCTTAGCAAGCTCTACAGCCTCATTGATGGCTACTTTATATGGAACAGATAAATCGATGGCCAGCTCATACGCACCAATTAATAGGGCGGCATGCTCTACAGGGGAGAGCTCATTGATAGGGCGATCCAGCGCAGGGGTAATGATGCCTTCGAGCTCATCTGTACGCTCTAAAACGCCAGCAAAAATACCTTGGAATAAATCATGTTGGCAACGCCTAAAGCCAGGGTCTTCTGCCAACTGTTTAGCAATGGCTGCAGCATTCGGCAGGCTACCTGCACGACGCATCACTAGGCTTTGATATACACCTTGAAGGGCATACTCACGAGCACGGCGGCGTGGCGTGAGGGAGCGTTTTGGTGCGCTGGCCACAGGGGCTTGTGATGTTGCGGGGGTCTTAGTCATATCAATCATTACTCTTCGCTGGGATTGATTTCAAAATCAATATCGGGTGTGAGGGCTAATGCTAAGTTAGCCATTTCAACAACGGCTTTAGCGCAATCAGCACCTTTAACTTGAACGCGTACTTGCGCTTGCTCATCCGTCTCGCAGGTGAGAACACCATTAGCAATTGGTAGTCCAGACTCAAGGCAAACACGGGTAATGCCAGCCCCAGATTCATTCGATACGAGTTCAAAGTGATAAGTCTCGCCACGGATGATGGCGCCTAGCGCAACCAAGCCATCAAACTCACCTGTTTCAGCCAGCTTTTGAAGTGCGAATGGAATTTCTAATGCACCCGGCACGGTGACTAACTTGATATCAGATTGGAAGACGCCTAACTTGACTAGCTCTTCAATACATGCGGTAGTGAGTGCAACGCAATGCTCTTCATTAAAGCGCGCTTGCACGATACCAATGCGTAGATCTTGACCATTGAGGTCGGTAGCAAGTACGCCTACAGCAGATTCGTCATTGGATGTGTTCATTATATTTTCCGGAATTACTTATTGTTTAGATTCAAGATTGGATTGAAAAGGGGTATAGCCAGTCACTTCAAGCTTATATCCAGATAGGCTTGGGACCGGACTTGGGTTGGCCAGCAAACGCATCTTTCCTACGCCAAGATCTTTAAGGATTTGTGCACCAATGCCGTAAGTGCGGAAATCTGTTTTGCGTGCTTGCGGTGCACTTGGGTTTTCTGACTGTGTGCCGTTGAGTTTATGAAACTGTGCCAACCAATCTGCATCTCCTGGAGCTGCAATACCAGAGGTATTGAGTAAAACAGCGACGCCAGCTGGTGAGGCTGCTAGCTTTTGGAGTGCTTGCGCCAGTGGCCAGGAGTGGGTGCTGACATTAGCGTCCAAGAAATCTAATGCTGTGAGAGGTTCATGTACGCGAACTAATGTTTCTATGCCCTCCGATGGTTTACCGTGAACTAAAGCCAAGTGAATGCAAGAGCTTGGGGTATCGCGATAGACGATGCCTTGGAACTTCCCCCAAGGTGTTGTAAATTCACGTTCACCTTCGCGGACCACAATACTTTCATGTTGGCTGCGATACTGAATGAGGTCAGCGATACTGCCAATTTTTAATTGATGTTCTTTTGCAAACTCTAATAAATCTGGCAAACGTGCCATGCTGCCATCGTCCTTCATGATTTCGCAAATCACGGCGGTAGGTGAGCAACCTGCCATTGCGGCTAAATCACAACCAGCCTCTGTATGACCTGAGCGAATCAATACGCCACCAGGTTGTGCCATCAATGGAAAGATATGACCGGGTTGAACTAGGTCGCTTGGTTTTGCATTAGCTGCAACCGCAGTTTTGATTGTATGGGCGCGGTCAGCAGCTGAAATTCCGGTGGTGACACCGCTGGCTGCTTCAATCGAAACTGTGAAATTGGTTCCCATGGAGGTGCCGTTATCGCGCACCATTAAAGGAAGATTAATTTGTTGGCAACGTTCGCGTGTCAAAGTCAGGCAAATTAATCCACGACCATGCTTAGCCATGAAATTCACCGCCTCAGGGGTGACATGGTCAGCAGCGAGTACTAAATCACCTTCATTCTCACGATCTTCTTCGTCAACCAAGATCACCATCTTGCCAGCTTTCATGTCGGCAACGATTTCTTTAGTGGAGGCAAGGATATTTTGCATAGCCTTCTATTTTAAGCTGAGGAGGGGCTTTTGGCTCCTACCCTGCGCACTGGGCCCAATATCTAGCTTTTCTGACGATCGGCGCCCATTTATTGGCTGGATTCGCTTGATGTGACTTAGGAGAATGGCTAATGCCCAACATTCCCAGCGAATACAGCCATAGATCCACTAAGTCCCAGGGTTTAAAAGGACAAGCCAATGGCTTTGTCTTGTTGGAAGTGCTTGTAGCGATGAGCTTGATAGCAACTAGCTGGATCAGCCTTGGTAATACCTATCAAAAATTACTACTACTTATGGGGCAATTAGGGGCAAGACGATTGCAAATACACCAGGAGTTAGACCAACATGAGATTGCCCAGGCGACAGCAGCAAAAATCGTATCGAAAGAAAGCCTATTGAATGAGTCTACTAGAGTGCCTCGTCGGATTCGCCCTGTGCCTGATCTTGGTAGGGCCTCTATTAAAAAATAGTGGAGAACTGATCGTCAAACAAATTGAGCTGGAGAAATCACAATCACTCGCGCTTGAAGCGGATCGTGCTTTGGAATTAATTAGCCGTTCTATTCGTATGGCTGGATTTCAAAATTTGCCATCTCCATTGGCAAGACAGACACAACAATCGAAACAAGATTTCATTGATATTCAGAAAGGGGTTGGATATCGAGGGTCGGATTCCATCACAGTAAAGCATGAGGTTTCTAAAGGAGTTGATTTCGATTGCATTGGAAATGCTATTACTAAAGAGCGCGCCAAGAGGAATATCTCTCAACAGGGATTCATTGTTGATCGACAAGCAAGTCTCCCTAAGGGTGTGCGAGTAAATGGCGGTTCACTCATTTGCCAGTCACTGGATCGTCAGGGCCGCTTACAAAACACCACTTTAATGAATGGTGTGGAGCGTTTATCGATTGAGCCTATTCAAGTTGGTCATCTGCCTATAAGCCAATCTGGTAAAGGGCCGAAAACATTCAGGGTGAAGCTGGAGATGACTGATGGAGCAAGGATTCAGCGCGTATTTGAGCGTACTTTTTCTACAAGAAACCTTTAGTGATCATTGCTTGGGTCTTATCTCTCTTTATGTTGATCTCCTCCTTGATTCAGATCTTGGAGCGTTCTGTCGTACTTGAACTCATGCGCCTTGACGCCATCACCAGTGCGGGAAAGAAATTGATCGAATCTGAAAAATTACTTTTAGAATGCGAGGAAAAATTGTCAATCATTGGCCCGCTGAATCCCTCTCCTTGCCATATTCAGTCTGTCGGAAAAAATCTCTGGCTAATTTCTAGTCAAGACAAACCCTCAATCGAGATCTTGGTTTTTCTGGATGAAAAAACTAAGCAAGCCACCCGCTTAAATTGGCGCCAAGAATTTGAATGAACGGTGATTTGAATGAATGGTATAAATGATAAAAATCTGAATTACCTCAGAATGGAAAGTGGCGGCAGTTTGCTGGAGCTAATGGCCGTGGTGCTATTGATTGCCATCATGGCGGTCATGTCAATGCCGCTACTACAAAATGGCATGGCCGTTCGACAAATTGATACTATCGCTCGACGTTTTATTGTTCATGCGCAATTTGCACGAGGACAAGCTTTAATGCTGGGCATTCCAACCCAGATTGCTCCTATTACCGACAAGCTTTGGGATGAGGGGTGGGTAGTGAAAAATGCCTGTTCGGAGAAGCGGGCGTCATCAGCCTGTGTCGAGCGCCGTTGGTTTTCTCAAGGGGATATAGCGCCGATTTACTTTAAGGGTGGAGGTAAGCAATTTATTGATCCCCATAGTGGAAAAAGAGGGATTCTGTTTAATGCAGCGGGGGCTGCTAAAACGGGCCAGGGAGGCTTTGTAGCCAATCGTCTGATACTGGGCCATGAGCAAGTTGCCAGTCTTGAGAGGCAACTGATTTTGGGTAGTGGTGGTCGCTGGCGCATTTGTGATCCTGTTCGGGATACCAAAGCCTGTAGATAGTTTGTAGGTAAATTTGCTCCTCTAGCCCGCAATCGGTTTTAATAGACCTATGTACACCGCTGTTGACCACCAATTGATGAGTGAGGCCT from Polynucleobacter sp. AP-Jannik-300A-C4 encodes the following:
- a CDS encoding undecaprenyl-diphosphate phosphatase, encoding MDLILLAKAIVLGVVEGLTEFLPISSTGHLILVGDLLDFNDERGKAFEVIIQFGAILAVCWEFREKLWKVASSARTSAISQRFILNLVIASIPAMGLAFVFGKYIKAILFAPIPVASAFIVGALVIFWAERRQQKVILSKSRIQSVDDLTPMDALKVGLAQCAALIPGTSRSGATIIGGMLFGLPRAVATEFSFFLAIPVIGGATAYELLKLWKNPVSLSGDFTWAIVVGFISAFISAFICVRWLIHYVAGHNFIPFAWYRVVFGVLVLVSAYTGLVAWSN
- a CDS encoding Tfp pilus assembly protein FimT/FimU, with translation MNGINDKNLNYLRMESGGSLLELMAVVLLIAIMAVMSMPLLQNGMAVRQIDTIARRFIVHAQFARGQALMLGIPTQIAPITDKLWDEGWVVKNACSEKRASSACVERRWFSQGDIAPIYFKGGGKQFIDPHSGKRGILFNAAGAAKTGQGGFVANRLILGHEQVASLERQLILGSGGRWRICDPVRDTKACR
- a CDS encoding prepilin-type N-terminal cleavage/methylation domain-containing protein → MPNIPSEYSHRSTKSQGLKGQANGFVLLEVLVAMSLIATSWISLGNTYQKLLLLMGQLGARRLQIHQELDQHEIAQATAAKIVSKESLLNESTRVPRRIRPVPDLGRASIKK
- a CDS encoding DUF2721 domain-containing protein encodes the protein MDVSIDAITNNIQLALAPVFLLTAVATLINAISARLARSVDRMRAIQHRIQEGSIQDQDMLAHMMKEANEAKVRGRLCTAAIFFDVLSGVFISLTVLELFFFQAGAVRSLQATYVIWTFVLGLISFMTSLSIVLGEVVYAYRSAGWNTPFPK
- the nusB gene encoding transcription antitermination factor NusB — encoded protein: MTKTPATSQAPVASAPKRSLTPRRRAREYALQGVYQSLVMRRAGSLPNAAAIAKQLAEDPGFRRCQHDLFQGIFAGVLERTDELEGIITPALDRPINELSPVEHAALLIGAYELAIDLSVPYKVAINEAVELAKTFGGTDGHKYVNGVLDLLAQKLRSTEIQAG
- the ribBA gene encoding bifunctional 3,4-dihydroxy-2-butanone-4-phosphate synthase/GTP cyclohydrolase II, giving the protein MQNILASTKEIVADMKAGKMVILVDEEDRENEGDLVLAADHVTPEAVNFMAKHGRGLICLTLTRERCQQINLPLMVRDNGTSMGTNFTVSIEAASGVTTGISAADRAHTIKTAVAANAKPSDLVQPGHIFPLMAQPGGVLIRSGHTEAGCDLAAMAGCSPTAVICEIMKDDGSMARLPDLLEFAKEHQLKIGSIADLIQYRSQHESIVVREGEREFTTPWGKFQGIVYRDTPSSCIHLALVHGKPSEGIETLVRVHEPLTALDFLDANVSTHSWPLAQALQKLAASPAGVAVLLNTSGIAAPGDADWLAQFHKLNGTQSENPSAPQARKTDFRTYGIGAQILKDLGVGKMRLLANPSPVPSLSGYKLEVTGYTPFQSNLESKQ
- a CDS encoding NAD-dependent succinate-semialdehyde dehydrogenase — its product is MQKIDIRPLLKDPGLFKEDAFINGAWVKSNNTFAVTNPATGEYIAQVSNLGNKDVELAIHAAEGAFQEWKSKTAKERAQVMRKWFDLIIQNTQDLATLMTLEQGKPLVEATGEVTYGASFIEWFAEEAKRVAGTIPSTTWSDKRLIVMKQPIGVCVAITPWNFPIAMITRKIAPAMAAGCTIVIKPAELTPLSALALAELAQRAGVPAGVINILTADAEQSIVIGQTLCASPIVRHLSFTGSTEVGRILMAQCAPTVKKLALELGGHAPFIVFEDADIDAAVSGAMASKYRNSGQTCVCANRFYVHKNVLDQFVEKFAKAIEAIKVGNGMEAGTTQGPLIEQAALEKVERHVADALSKGAKLVSGGKRSALGGTFYEPTILSNVTNDMLITHEETFGPVAPIIAFESDEEAIRLANNSQFGLASYFYSRDIGRIWKAAEALEYGIVGVNSGIISNEVGPFGGVKQSGLGREGSVYGMDEYLELKYVCLGL
- the trmB gene encoding tRNA (guanosine(46)-N7)-methyltransferase TrmB, producing MTSSRTDRIRSFVLRAGRTTAGQQRAIDELGPQFLVPFQETVLDLPQAFNGSSRPKILEIGFGMGETTAKIAALRTEDDFLAIEVHPPGVGALLKLIGENQLTNLRLIRHDAVEVLEKMIAPNSLDGIHIYFADPWHKKRHHKRRLIQAEFVRLLVSRLKPGAYLHLATDWHNYAEQMLLVLNAESDLENTSSDQIRIETFSATDIASEIELAKESFKEFKPTLEQLEAKHSGYVERPAYRPTTKFETRGIKLGHGVWDLVYKKK
- a CDS encoding TolC family protein; the encoded protein is MTSTRFRLSQLTSFGVILGQAFGLGVYPYAVLAQSANGAKPSLPTPVSAQSLVGLDMPPQMVALPKQAIPINEAPSNVSANSTANISQATDLIRLYQEAAFSDPVLNAARFNYQASKELFWQGLSLLLPQANAVPGGTRYYQHTAGNAPAGAVTGSRVYDQKNYTVTLTQPVFNMAAFEAFKQGDLNTKIADMRFYLAQQDLIIRVSQSYFDALTSQDNVELYRNKKGLIKQQLEIAQAKFDAGLATIVDVNTAQAALDLANSQEIAAQADLIVKRGVLEQLVGRPVGALKPLTKEAKIDGVLKDPRSKTKGSNGIPITDSVNPHLPKGQTLEDWIHQAEAANFNVLAGQLSVSLAESSYKASQALNYPSLNFVGTAGYNTSNGTANSLTPSQTNIYNNTIALQMTIPLVSGGYNSSLIRQNAALLDAAKANYDNARRTAAQSTRAAFTGFYGGLASIKAFEAAERSSSSALESSKLGFQVGTLINIDVLIALDTVITTRSQLQQARYNTILNAIKLKAHAAALSDEDLISINTLLR
- the ribH gene encoding 6,7-dimethyl-8-ribityllumazine synthase; translated protein: MNTSNDESAVGVLATDLNGQDLRIGIVQARFNEEHCVALTTACIEELVKLGVFQSDIKLVTVPGALEIPFALQKLAETGEFDGLVALGAIIRGETYHFELVSNESGAGITRVCLESGLPIANGVLTCETDEQAQVRVQVKGADCAKAVVEMANLALALTPDIDFEINPSEE